In Dehalococcoidia bacterium, the following are encoded in one genomic region:
- a CDS encoding HAD-IC family P-type ATPase, producing the protein MTTTLDVAPTGLTSEEAARRRAAGQGNTAPLASSRSYSQILRENVFTFINNVLFGLGLTLVLLGRVTDALVSVGVILVNVIVSVVQEVRAKRVLDRIALLTRPKATVVRDGVERDVDPSEIVLGDLLVVGPGDQIVVDGVLASDSRIEVDESLLTGESDRVPKEKGDLLLSGSFVITGSGRYVATKVGAESFAHSLTAGAKAFRRVLTPLQRKIYLVVRVLLLTVVYFEILLVVNAVLSGISFLESVQAAVVIFGLVPNGLFLAIAVAYAAGAVRIAGRGALVQQANAIESLANVEVLCLDKTGTLTTNRIVFERLEAIGLDEAEVRRLLGQFVASASSGTRTSEAIAAAFPGTPAAVEEEVVFSSERKWSGLRFEGTVYVLGAPEIVRPALISDPTAEIVAAWVARGLRVLLFARRPGGTLYGADGQPVLPPELEAIGVIAFADELRPEAKETLQQFAETGVQLKIISGDNPVTVAALARQAGWWSDIRVVSGLDLVGASPAQLETAAEEGNVFGRITPQQKEALVDALKRRGYYVAMIGDGVNDVLSLKKADLGIAMEDGSQATRAVADIVLLGNTFAALPPAVREGQRILNGMQDILRLFLTRIVYFALLILSTSIVGGFPFTPKTASISTFFTVGLPTLALAAWAEPGPVVKGRHIRTLLYFMLPSSLTLSLAGLFIYIVFLILGFLEVQTALPELPPEQATDLALPYAQAAVATFSVLCGLVLLIFLKPPTRWLAVGARYSGDRRPTVLAGALLAAYVAVLTVPELDWVLEMPSLGLAEHAFIALVVVVWAAILFFIWQRRLLDRFLAVDLAELAGVRREANASR; encoded by the coding sequence ATGACAACGACCTTGGATGTCGCGCCGACCGGGCTGACCTCGGAAGAGGCGGCCCGGCGCCGCGCTGCCGGGCAAGGCAACACCGCGCCTCTCGCCTCTAGCCGCTCGTATAGCCAGATCCTGCGCGAGAACGTTTTCACCTTCATCAATAACGTCCTCTTCGGCCTCGGCCTCACGCTTGTTCTGCTCGGCCGGGTGACCGACGCGCTCGTCTCGGTCGGCGTGATCCTCGTCAATGTCATTGTGTCGGTCGTGCAGGAAGTACGCGCCAAGCGGGTGCTCGACCGCATTGCGCTGCTCACCCGGCCGAAAGCGACCGTAGTGCGCGACGGGGTCGAGCGCGACGTCGACCCGTCGGAGATTGTTCTCGGCGATCTGCTCGTTGTCGGCCCGGGAGATCAGATCGTCGTCGACGGCGTGCTTGCGAGCGACAGCCGGATAGAGGTCGACGAGTCGCTGCTGACCGGCGAGTCAGACCGGGTGCCGAAAGAGAAGGGCGATCTGCTCCTCTCCGGCTCCTTTGTCATTACCGGATCGGGACGCTATGTCGCGACCAAAGTCGGCGCCGAGAGTTTCGCCCATTCGCTGACTGCGGGAGCGAAGGCATTCCGGCGCGTGCTGACGCCGCTGCAGCGGAAGATCTACCTCGTCGTCCGCGTCCTGCTGCTGACCGTTGTCTACTTCGAGATCCTGCTCGTCGTTAATGCCGTCCTCTCCGGGATCTCCTTCTTGGAGAGTGTCCAAGCGGCGGTGGTGATCTTCGGCTTGGTGCCTAACGGCCTGTTCTTGGCAATCGCCGTCGCCTATGCCGCCGGCGCAGTGCGCATCGCGGGGCGGGGCGCCTTGGTTCAGCAGGCGAACGCCATCGAGTCGCTGGCGAACGTCGAGGTGCTCTGCCTCGACAAGACCGGAACGCTGACAACAAACCGGATCGTCTTCGAGCGCCTCGAAGCGATCGGGCTGGACGAGGCAGAAGTGCGCCGGCTGCTGGGCCAGTTTGTCGCCAGCGCCAGCAGCGGCACCCGAACGAGCGAGGCGATCGCGGCGGCATTCCCCGGAACGCCGGCGGCGGTGGAGGAGGAAGTCGTTTTCTCCTCGGAGCGCAAATGGAGCGGCCTCCGCTTCGAGGGGACAGTCTATGTCCTCGGCGCACCGGAGATTGTGCGGCCTGCCCTCATCAGCGACCCGACCGCCGAGATCGTTGCGGCATGGGTCGCGCGCGGATTGCGGGTTCTGCTCTTCGCGCGACGCCCGGGCGGAACGCTGTACGGCGCCGATGGGCAGCCAGTCCTCCCCCCTGAACTCGAAGCAATCGGTGTCATCGCTTTCGCGGACGAACTGCGCCCCGAAGCGAAAGAGACGCTCCAGCAATTCGCCGAGACCGGCGTGCAGCTGAAGATCATTTCCGGCGACAACCCGGTGACCGTAGCAGCGCTCGCGCGGCAGGCAGGATGGTGGAGCGATATCCGTGTCGTCTCGGGGCTCGACTTGGTCGGCGCGAGCCCGGCGCAGTTGGAGACGGCAGCGGAGGAGGGAAACGTCTTCGGCCGCATCACGCCGCAGCAGAAAGAAGCTCTCGTCGACGCGCTGAAGCGGCGGGGCTACTACGTCGCGATGATCGGCGACGGGGTAAACGACGTCCTCTCGCTCAAGAAAGCCGACCTCGGCATCGCGATGGAAGACGGCAGCCAAGCGACGCGCGCCGTGGCAGACATCGTGCTTCTCGGCAACACCTTCGCCGCGCTGCCGCCCGCCGTGCGTGAAGGACAGCGCATTCTGAACGGCATGCAAGACATCCTGCGGCTCTTTCTGACCCGAATCGTCTATTTCGCCTTGCTCATCCTCTCAACCTCGATCGTCGGCGGGTTTCCCTTCACCCCGAAGACCGCCTCGATCTCGACCTTCTTCACCGTGGGGCTCCCGACGCTCGCTCTCGCGGCGTGGGCAGAGCCGGGGCCAGTGGTAAAAGGGCGGCATATTCGCACGCTGCTCTACTTCATGCTGCCGTCGTCCCTGACCCTTTCGCTTGCAGGGCTGTTCATCTATATCGTCTTTCTGATCCTCGGTTTTCTCGAGGTGCAGACGGCGCTGCCTGAGCTCCCCCCTGAGCAAGCAACCGATTTGGCGCTGCCCTACGCCCAAGCCGCCGTCGCCACCTTTTCCGTGCTGTGCGGGTTGGTCCTGCTCATCTTCTTGAAGCCGCCGACTCGGTGGTTAGCAGTCGGCGCGCGCTACAGCGGCGACCGGCGACCGACAGTGCTCGCCGGCGCGCTCCTCGCCGCCTACGTCGCCGTGCTGACGGTACCGGAACTGGACTGGGTGCTCGAGATGCCGTCGCTCGGACTCGCAGAGCATGCATTCATCGCGCTGGTCGTCGTCGTCTGGGCGGCGATCCTGTTCTTCATCTGGCAGCGTCGGCTGCTCGACCGCTTTCTGGCAGTCGACCTTGCCGAACTGGCTGGCGTGCGGCGCGAGGCGAACGCTTCCCGCTGA
- a CDS encoding Dabb family protein yields the protein MYSRIILVKFKEGITDEEKAALKQACYALKGIESVRSVHAGENVGPRPLGFDFGCILTFDDREGKNQYEPHDLHKALVSVLRPASAGQPDSIMLFDIEN from the coding sequence GTGTATAGCCGCATCATCTTGGTGAAGTTCAAGGAAGGGATCACCGACGAGGAGAAAGCCGCTCTGAAGCAGGCGTGCTACGCTCTCAAAGGCATCGAATCGGTGCGCAGCGTGCACGCCGGCGAGAATGTCGGCCCGCGGCCCCTCGGCTTCGACTTCGGCTGCATCCTCACCTTCGACGACCGCGAAGGGAAGAACCAGTACGAGCCCCACGACCTTCACAAGGCGCTCGTGAGCGTCCTCCGGCCTGCCTCGGCCGGCCAGCCCGACTCGATTATGCTCTTCGATATCGAGAACTAG
- a CDS encoding electron transfer flavoprotein subunit alpha/FixB family protein, with translation MASGVLVYADHREGSLLAVTKEALGAARRLADQIGGPVSAALIGQGVAGLAHELIHAGADTVYVVEAPTLEKYTNATFLPALDAIVSHADPAVVLFGKSLVTLDLAPRFAFRRHVGLANDVIDLKVQDGQVIATRPVYGGSAMAEVLPDGTPQVFTIRAKTQEPLTPDPSRQGNVVPLAVDIPEGPVKVIEQQKERASGPKLQDAAVIVSGGRGIGEAKENWQLLEELAQVLGGAVGASRAAVDAGWVPTHMQIGLTGTTVSPNLYIAVAISGAVQHMAGCSGAKTIVAINKDPEAAIFKQARFGVEGDWKKIVPALTKELKAMM, from the coding sequence ATGGCTTCGGGTGTGTTGGTCTACGCGGATCACCGCGAAGGCAGCCTGCTAGCAGTGACAAAGGAAGCGCTTGGCGCGGCACGCCGGCTCGCCGACCAGATCGGCGGCCCCGTGAGCGCCGCGCTCATTGGTCAGGGCGTTGCAGGCCTTGCTCATGAGCTGATCCACGCCGGCGCAGATACGGTCTATGTCGTCGAGGCGCCGACGCTCGAGAAATACACCAACGCCACGTTCCTGCCGGCGCTTGACGCGATCGTCTCCCACGCTGATCCGGCAGTTGTGCTCTTCGGCAAGTCGCTCGTCACCCTCGACCTTGCCCCGCGGTTTGCCTTCCGGCGCCATGTTGGGCTCGCGAACGATGTCATCGACCTGAAGGTGCAAGACGGCCAGGTGATCGCGACCCGCCCGGTCTACGGCGGCAGCGCGATGGCTGAGGTCCTCCCCGACGGCACGCCCCAAGTGTTCACGATCCGGGCGAAGACGCAAGAACCGCTCACCCCAGACCCCAGCCGTCAGGGCAATGTCGTTCCCCTCGCGGTCGACATTCCCGAGGGGCCAGTAAAGGTCATCGAGCAGCAAAAGGAGCGCGCAAGCGGGCCGAAGCTCCAAGACGCCGCCGTGATCGTCTCAGGCGGGCGCGGAATCGGCGAGGCGAAGGAGAACTGGCAGCTCCTCGAGGAGCTCGCGCAGGTGCTCGGAGGCGCTGTGGGGGCAAGCCGCGCCGCTGTCGACGCCGGCTGGGTGCCAACCCACATGCAGATCGGCCTGACCGGCACGACCGTCTCGCCGAACCTCTACATCGCCGTCGCGATCTCGGGAGCGGTGCAGCACATGGCCGGCTGCAGCGGCGCGAAGACGATCGTCGCCATCAACAAAGACCCCGAGGCAGCGATCTTCAAGCAAGCGCGCTTCGGCGTCGAGGGGGATTGGAAGAAGATCGTTCCCGCGCTGACGAAAGAACTGAAGGCGATGATGTAG
- a CDS encoding electron transfer flavoprotein subunit beta/FixA family protein has protein sequence MNIIVCVKQVPDPETPASQFRVDEAAKKVVPPAGIPPTLNQYDANAVEAAVQLKEQHGGRITVISLGKESARDAIKQALSMGCDAGLLIDDPAFDDADAFQTASVLAAAIKSVGAYDLILCGRQASDWDQAQVPQGLAELLGLPSVTPVAGIEVVGSTLRVKRLIEDGYEILEVPMPAVLAISNEANQPRYPTLKGIMAAARAKVDVKTAADLGLSANGRKVKLLRLYVPKVESKLEWIPGDTPEEKAANLARRLREERVI, from the coding sequence ATGAACATCATCGTCTGCGTCAAGCAGGTGCCGGACCCGGAAACGCCGGCATCGCAATTCCGAGTAGACGAAGCGGCGAAGAAAGTGGTCCCCCCAGCGGGTATCCCCCCAACGCTGAACCAGTACGATGCCAACGCCGTCGAAGCTGCAGTTCAGTTGAAGGAGCAGCACGGCGGCCGGATTACCGTCATCTCGCTTGGCAAAGAGAGCGCGCGCGACGCGATCAAACAAGCGCTCTCGATGGGCTGCGACGCCGGCCTGCTGATCGACGACCCCGCCTTCGACGATGCCGACGCCTTCCAGACGGCGAGCGTCCTCGCCGCCGCGATCAAAAGTGTCGGCGCGTATGACCTTATTCTCTGCGGCCGTCAGGCGTCCGACTGGGACCAAGCTCAAGTGCCGCAAGGGCTCGCCGAACTGCTCGGCCTCCCGTCCGTCACCCCGGTCGCCGGCATCGAGGTGGTGGGGTCGACGCTGCGCGTGAAACGGCTGATCGAAGACGGCTACGAGATCCTCGAGGTGCCGATGCCGGCGGTGCTCGCCATTTCGAACGAAGCGAACCAGCCGCGCTACCCCACCTTGAAAGGGATCATGGCGGCGGCGCGCGCAAAGGTCGACGTCAAGACCGCGGCAGACTTGGGCCTGAGCGCAAACGGCCGCAAGGTCAAGCTGCTGCGGCTCTACGTTCCCAAAGTGGAATCGAAGCTCGAATGGATCCCGGGCGACACGCCGGAGGAGAAGGCAGCGAACTTGGCGCGCCGCCTGCGCGAAGAGCGCGTGATCTAG
- a CDS encoding heterodisulfide reductase-related iron-sulfur binding cluster: MEPRCSPLPCRDSFWNIGDERIVLYLGAALMVGLLGWGISRWYRLWLIGKPEYRANDLLGRLRHLLIFGLGQRRTSRDAYAGTMHAFIYGSFVVLTIITILESLNYWGERFFGIHFLNGPFYLVYSLFGDSFGLLLLVGVGMAAYRRYVMKASKLEYQFDDGLTLALFTVVGLTGFFVEAARLAVTETLQHPEWAIWSPISYVFSFALLPLPVDFVLGFHKSMWMLHLLAALGVLTWIGYSKMSHVLFGPLNIFFFNPQAGRALRPIEDFEGAIERGEPLGVAKLTDFTWKQLLDSAACIKCGRCHAVCPATASGKPLSPKTLILDIRAHLLSAGPGYLAQRAAGTNGAAAEGALTSVAPDGRTLVGDVISDDVLWSCTTCRACMEECPMFIEHIPAIVDMRRNLVMMESRFSPELQRLFNNLEASGNPWRAPKAQRADWANGLGVKILAEAAAEGEEIEVLYWVGCAGSFDERNQKVARSFARTMQAAGVRFAILGREETCTGDPARRCGNEYLFQLLAQENIATLNGYNVKKIVTACAHCYNTIKNEYPQFGGQYDVMHHTEYIDQLIKSGRLRVQGRIEETVTYHDPCYIGRHNGLYDAPRAVLNAIPGLKIVEMPRNSRKSFCCGGGGGHSFFEVKIGSRINHLRTQEALDTGTSGLAAACPYCTLMFEDGVKVKDAVDRFRVRDIAELIDQAVHAGTPAGPARSEE, from the coding sequence GTGGAACCTCGCTGCTCTCCGCTGCCCTGTCGAGATAGCTTCTGGAATATCGGCGATGAGCGCATCGTCCTCTATCTTGGGGCGGCGCTCATGGTCGGGCTGCTTGGGTGGGGCATCAGCCGCTGGTATCGCCTCTGGCTGATCGGCAAACCAGAGTATCGGGCGAATGACCTCCTCGGCCGCCTGCGCCATCTGCTTATCTTCGGGCTCGGCCAGCGCCGCACCAGCCGCGACGCCTACGCGGGAACGATGCACGCCTTCATCTACGGCTCGTTCGTCGTTCTCACGATCATCACCATCTTGGAGTCGCTGAACTACTGGGGTGAGCGGTTCTTCGGCATTCATTTTCTCAACGGGCCGTTCTACCTCGTTTACTCGCTGTTCGGCGACAGCTTCGGCTTGCTCCTCCTCGTCGGCGTCGGCATGGCTGCCTACCGCCGCTACGTTATGAAGGCGAGCAAGCTCGAATATCAATTCGATGACGGTCTCACGCTCGCCCTGTTCACTGTCGTTGGGTTGACTGGCTTCTTCGTTGAAGCAGCCCGGCTCGCCGTTACCGAAACGCTTCAGCATCCCGAGTGGGCTATCTGGTCGCCGATTTCCTATGTCTTTTCGTTTGCGCTCCTGCCGCTGCCGGTCGACTTTGTCCTCGGTTTCCACAAATCGATGTGGATGCTTCACCTCCTAGCAGCCCTCGGCGTCTTGACCTGGATCGGCTACTCGAAGATGAGCCACGTGCTCTTTGGCCCGCTGAATATTTTCTTCTTCAACCCGCAAGCGGGGCGGGCACTGCGCCCGATTGAGGACTTCGAAGGCGCGATCGAGCGCGGCGAGCCCCTCGGCGTCGCCAAACTGACCGATTTCACCTGGAAGCAGCTCCTCGACAGCGCCGCCTGCATCAAGTGCGGCCGCTGCCATGCCGTCTGTCCGGCGACCGCTTCCGGCAAACCCCTTTCGCCGAAGACCCTGATCTTGGACATCCGCGCCCATCTCCTTTCGGCGGGGCCCGGCTATCTTGCCCAGCGGGCCGCCGGAACCAACGGCGCAGCGGCAGAGGGGGCGCTCACCTCCGTTGCGCCGGACGGCCGGACGCTCGTCGGCGACGTGATTAGCGACGACGTGCTCTGGTCATGCACGACCTGCCGGGCATGCATGGAAGAATGTCCGATGTTCATCGAGCACATTCCGGCGATCGTCGATATGCGGCGCAACCTCGTCATGATGGAAAGCCGCTTCTCACCCGAACTGCAGCGGCTGTTCAACAACTTGGAAGCATCCGGGAACCCGTGGCGAGCACCGAAGGCGCAACGCGCCGATTGGGCAAACGGACTCGGCGTGAAGATCCTCGCGGAAGCAGCAGCAGAAGGCGAAGAGATCGAGGTACTGTACTGGGTCGGGTGCGCCGGATCGTTCGACGAACGCAATCAGAAGGTCGCGCGCTCGTTCGCACGGACAATGCAGGCGGCGGGAGTGAGATTTGCCATCCTCGGCCGAGAAGAGACCTGCACCGGCGACCCCGCGCGACGCTGCGGCAACGAATATCTCTTCCAGCTTCTCGCGCAGGAGAATATCGCCACCCTGAACGGCTACAACGTCAAGAAAATCGTGACAGCTTGCGCCCATTGTTACAATACCATCAAGAATGAGTATCCTCAGTTCGGCGGCCAGTACGACGTGATGCACCATACAGAATATATCGACCAACTGATCAAGAGCGGCCGCTTGCGCGTTCAGGGACGCATTGAAGAGACAGTGACATATCACGATCCTTGCTACATTGGTCGGCACAATGGGCTGTACGATGCGCCGCGTGCCGTCTTGAATGCAATTCCGGGGCTGAAGATCGTTGAAATGCCACGCAACAGCCGGAAATCGTTCTGCTGCGGCGGCGGCGGCGGGCATTCTTTCTTCGAAGTGAAGATCGGAAGCCGGATCAATCATCTTCGCACGCAGGAAGCGCTCGATACCGGAACAAGCGGTCTTGCTGCCGCTTGCCCCTACTGCACCTTGATGTTCGAAGATGGCGTGAAGGTGAAGGACGCGGTCGATCGCTTCCGTGTTCGCGATATTGCAGAACTGATCGATCAAGCAGTACACGCTGGGACGCCGGCCGGCCCGGCGAGGAGTGAGGAATGA
- a CDS encoding MoaD/ThiS family protein, with protein MITVVMYLDLPQLSRSGKKEQQIPFEPGMRARDILDREFPASDHDLIMIAINGEHSPPETPLRDGDKVELLHPMVGGALTCS; from the coding sequence GTGATCACTGTCGTGATGTACCTTGACTTGCCCCAGTTGTCGCGGTCGGGCAAGAAAGAACAGCAGATCCCGTTTGAGCCGGGCATGCGCGCGCGCGATATCCTCGACCGCGAGTTTCCCGCAAGCGATCACGACCTCATCATGATCGCGATCAATGGCGAACACTCCCCGCCCGAAACCCCGCTTCGCGATGGCGACAAGGTCGAGCTGCTGCACCCGATGGTCGGCGGCGCGCTCACGTGCTCTTGA
- a CDS encoding SDR family oxidoreductase, with amino-acid sequence MRVGDKVALVTGAGKGIGEAIALRLAEEGADVVVNDIDRASAEKTAAAVRAKGRRALVAIGDVANFEDVRAVVDQALGELGRVDILVNNAGIFIDKSIFRMEPQDFERVLRINLFGAWNFIKCVVPGMRERRYGKIVNISSRAMLGNPGQSNYSASKAGLVGMTRALALELGKFNINVNAVAPGAVMTDLLRQTSEENIQRMLANTPLGRIGEPIDIANAVLFLASDEASYITGQTLIVCGGRSLGASNL; translated from the coding sequence GTGCGAGTCGGTGACAAGGTCGCCCTAGTCACAGGCGCCGGCAAGGGGATCGGGGAGGCGATTGCGCTGCGGCTAGCAGAGGAAGGCGCAGACGTCGTTGTGAATGATATCGACCGAGCCAGCGCGGAGAAAACGGCAGCCGCCGTGCGGGCGAAAGGTCGGCGCGCGCTTGTCGCCATCGGCGATGTCGCGAACTTCGAGGACGTGCGCGCTGTGGTCGACCAGGCACTCGGCGAGCTGGGACGCGTCGACATCCTGGTCAACAATGCCGGCATCTTCATCGACAAGTCGATCTTTCGAATGGAGCCGCAGGACTTCGAGCGGGTGCTGCGGATCAATCTGTTCGGCGCGTGGAACTTTATCAAGTGTGTCGTGCCCGGCATGCGCGAGCGGCGCTACGGCAAGATCGTCAACATCTCGTCGCGGGCGATGCTCGGCAATCCGGGGCAATCGAACTACTCGGCGTCGAAGGCCGGGCTGGTGGGCATGACGCGGGCGCTCGCCCTCGAGCTCGGCAAGTTCAACATCAACGTCAACGCTGTCGCGCCCGGGGCGGTGATGACCGACCTGCTGCGGCAGACAAGCGAAGAGAATATCCAGCGTATGCTCGCCAACACCCCGCTCGGCCGGATCGGCGAACCGATCGACATCGCCAACGCCGTGCTCTTCCTCGCCTCGGATGAAGCGTCCTACATCACTGGCCAGACCTTGATCGTCTGCGGCGGGCGCTCGCTTGGGGCGTCGAACCTGTAG
- a CDS encoding FAD-dependent thymidylate synthase: protein MRIYSVTGVPPEIQAYAMAKYSRSSQSMLESITELNAEKAERFLETFYFQYGHRSIADLAHLFFAVEDISILAAIVLVDEPLWDGQERSTRYQDFSRTGYIVPPGLEGDDAEFFRAVADRLFAEYRALTETLLAILTATVPRPAAMDERDYRRTLRARAFDVTRGLLPLATATSVGQVVSARVLERQISRLLANEYEEVRQIGQELRAACQRPAEAPLLEAIRNNVAAVAAHPELPASARAALEEVLAWLTPTPVAPTLVKYTHPDRYSPHTHEALVALARRELNGLPPDMTARVALADDETPLDEVVATALFSADQYGRSYRQVQGVVRSWSDERKHAVLDLTMRCRGRHDDLLRLHRSGYAVKFDLLIDLGAYRDFHRHRRCVQILQPLSPIYGVDPAAEVFREGLGEAAEAALAAGLHQRYADAIAGAHDAVRQLASRAPHAATYLLPLATRCRSLFKMDLAEAAYIAELRTKPSGHFSYRRAAWEMAERLRERYPQFGRHVRATDPAEPIDLLDR, encoded by the coding sequence ATGCGGATCTATAGCGTGACTGGCGTCCCCCCCGAGATCCAAGCGTATGCAATGGCGAAATACAGCCGCTCCAGTCAATCGATGCTGGAGAGCATCACCGAACTGAATGCGGAGAAAGCCGAGCGGTTCCTGGAAACGTTCTACTTTCAATACGGCCACCGCTCGATCGCGGACCTCGCGCATCTGTTCTTCGCGGTCGAAGACATCTCGATCTTGGCGGCGATTGTGCTGGTGGACGAGCCGCTCTGGGATGGCCAGGAGCGTTCAACGCGCTATCAGGATTTTTCGCGGACTGGCTACATCGTCCCGCCGGGGCTTGAAGGAGACGACGCCGAGTTCTTCCGCGCTGTCGCGGATCGGCTCTTCGCGGAATACCGCGCTCTGACAGAGACGCTGCTCGCCATCTTGACCGCGACCGTGCCCCGGCCAGCAGCGATGGATGAGCGGGACTATCGCCGAACGTTGCGCGCGCGCGCCTTTGATGTCACTCGCGGGCTGCTGCCCCTCGCCACGGCGACAAGCGTCGGCCAAGTGGTGAGCGCTCGGGTGCTGGAACGGCAGATCAGTCGTCTGCTGGCGAATGAGTACGAGGAAGTCCGCCAGATCGGGCAAGAGCTGCGCGCTGCCTGTCAACGACCGGCCGAAGCCCCCTTGCTCGAGGCGATCCGCAACAACGTCGCGGCGGTCGCGGCCCACCCCGAGCTGCCCGCATCGGCCCGGGCAGCGCTCGAGGAGGTGCTCGCGTGGCTGACGCCGACCCCGGTCGCCCCTACGTTGGTCAAATATACTCACCCCGACCGCTATTCCCCGCATACGCATGAGGCGCTGGTCGCCTTGGCGCGGCGCGAACTGAACGGCCTGCCGCCCGACATGACGGCGCGGGTCGCGCTCGCCGACGACGAGACCCCGCTCGACGAAGTGGTCGCCACCGCGCTCTTCTCCGCTGACCAATACGGTCGCTCGTACCGTCAAGTGCAGGGGGTTGTCCGCAGCTGGAGCGACGAGCGCAAACACGCGGTGCTCGACCTGACGATGCGCTGCCGAGGCCGGCACGATGACCTGCTTCGGCTCCACCGGTCTGGCTATGCGGTCAAGTTCGATCTCCTCATCGATCTCGGCGCCTACCGCGACTTCCACCGCCATCGGCGCTGCGTGCAGATCCTGCAGCCGCTCTCCCCGATCTACGGGGTCGACCCGGCAGCAGAGGTCTTCCGCGAGGGCCTTGGAGAAGCAGCAGAGGCCGCGCTCGCTGCCGGGCTCCATCAGCGCTACGCGGACGCGATCGCCGGGGCGCACGACGCCGTCCGACAGCTCGCGAGCCGCGCTCCTCATGCCGCGACCTATCTGCTGCCCCTCGCGACACGCTGCCGGTCGCTCTTCAAGATGGACCTCGCCGAAGCGGCCTATATTGCCGAGCTGCGCACCAAACCGAGCGGCCACTTTTCATACCGCCGCGCTGCGTGGGAGATGGCGGAGCGGCTGCGCGAGCGCTATCCCCAGTTCGGACGGCATGTCCGCGCTACCGACCCGGCAGAGCCGATCGATTTGCTCGACCGCTAG
- a CDS encoding MaoC family dehydratase yields the protein MDAVGAERMRQRSIALDNSGAAGNDRLQGGVMKTFADLEVGMRLPPLKMTVTEEWIATDLALAADPNPPEKNPDHFGSVIAPPALTNADFDRVLRANGFDMSGVIPTKTRHEYFGPLHLGQTIVTTCEVIDKYERKGRIYVTFEFVTSDLTGRVLVKKRDTLLQMPVEAA from the coding sequence GTGGATGCGGTTGGCGCTGAGCGCATGCGGCAGCGCAGCATCGCCCTTGACAACAGCGGCGCGGCTGGCAACGATCGCCTGCAGGGGGGTGTCATGAAAACCTTCGCCGATCTCGAGGTTGGCATGCGCTTGCCGCCGCTGAAGATGACGGTCACCGAGGAGTGGATTGCCACCGATCTCGCGCTGGCAGCCGACCCGAATCCGCCGGAGAAGAACCCCGATCACTTCGGCAGTGTCATCGCGCCGCCCGCCTTGACGAATGCCGATTTTGATCGCGTTCTGCGCGCGAACGGCTTCGACATGTCCGGCGTGATCCCAACCAAAACCCGCCACGAGTATTTCGGCCCCCTGCATCTGGGTCAGACGATTGTCACAACGTGCGAAGTGATTGACAAGTATGAGCGGAAGGGCAGAATTTATGTCACTTTCGAGTTTGTCACCTCGGACCTGACAGGGCGAGTGCTCGTGAAAAAGCGAGATACACTGCTCCAGATGCCAGTGGAGGCAGCCTGA